The proteins below come from a single Bacteroidia bacterium genomic window:
- a CDS encoding HDIG domain-containing protein, translating to MIFYKDTKALYFRVMKEKGWVGKLRKRIEDQRTFYRWSILIGTVIVTVAFMPRKNVWDLSFQEGQHWKSKDIIAPFDFAVEKDPKELETQRQKFEKQILKTFDHDSTTMLEKIELWEQIKRSYPNLSALPNYGINLTNAEYEYCTKEKDFIAVIDKIIQEYRKNLIFIDQDKSDILQSEIILREKDKYEEIIHLQYAIDRNEKAEWLKKHIALEAKKLHAHTQSAIFKILDVLIVPNYLYNSLIYEKEKASVLSEISIVSHKVRQGQAIIKRGELITHEKYVMLKSFQEELKRQRLAKNFFAVIIGQFILVATGVLVIYIYLFFFNKEVLERTDKLLFLFIAFTSALVTLSVFDAYEPYIRQHSPFTYYVVPLCIIPIVITTFYDSKLSFVCNATYTATLGVIIQEYEFLLVQFVAGSFAALGIVNVKSRSQFFKTSIYIFITYILCYFAFLLITGGDLKTNIRPILLNITLNSFLTLLAYPIIWAIEKIFGFVSDIKLLELSDTNHPLLKLLALKAPGTFQHSMQVANLAEAASDEIGADSLLARVGSLYHDIGKIKNPKYFTENQKQGENPHKYLSPEESANIIIKHVADGATILREHRFPKEIRDFVYTHHGTTRVEAFYQKYLEQNNGVCANESLFRYSGPLPTTKEMVIVMLSDSIEASSRSLENPTKEEVTELVNRIIKNKLKENQLIESNLTYAELETIRKVFIDMLLNILHVRDKYPTFEVQEEK from the coding sequence ATGATTTTTTACAAAGATACAAAAGCTTTGTATTTTAGAGTTATGAAAGAGAAAGGTTGGGTTGGTAAACTGAGGAAAAGAATAGAAGATCAACGGACTTTTTACCGATGGTCTATACTGATAGGGACTGTAATTGTTACAGTGGCATTTATGCCTCGTAAGAACGTATGGGACTTATCTTTTCAAGAAGGTCAGCACTGGAAAAGTAAAGACATTATCGCTCCTTTTGATTTTGCTGTGGAAAAAGACCCCAAAGAGTTAGAAACTCAAAGACAAAAGTTTGAAAAACAAATTCTAAAAACTTTTGACCATGACTCCACAACTATGTTAGAAAAAATAGAATTATGGGAACAGATAAAAAGAAGTTATCCTAACCTTTCTGCTTTACCTAACTACGGCATCAACCTAACTAATGCAGAATACGAGTACTGCACAAAAGAAAAAGATTTTATCGCTGTTATAGACAAGATTATTCAGGAGTACCGCAAGAATTTGATATTTATAGACCAAGATAAGTCGGATATCCTGCAATCGGAGATTATTTTGAGAGAAAAAGACAAATACGAAGAGATTATACATTTACAGTATGCCATAGATAGAAATGAGAAAGCAGAATGGCTCAAAAAACATATTGCGCTTGAAGCCAAGAAATTGCATGCTCATACTCAAAGCGCAATATTCAAGATTTTAGATGTTTTGATAGTGCCTAACTACCTTTACAATAGCTTAATATACGAAAAAGAAAAAGCCTCTGTGTTAAGTGAAATTTCTATTGTTAGTCATAAGGTTAGACAAGGTCAAGCTATTATCAAAAGAGGCGAGCTGATTACTCATGAAAAGTATGTGATGCTCAAATCTTTTCAAGAGGAATTAAAAAGACAAAGATTAGCTAAAAACTTTTTTGCAGTGATTATTGGTCAGTTTATTTTGGTTGCTACAGGAGTATTGGTAATTTATATTTACTTGTTTTTTTTCAACAAAGAAGTTTTAGAAAGGACAGACAAACTGCTTTTTTTATTTATTGCTTTTACTTCCGCTTTGGTTACTTTGTCTGTTTTTGATGCATACGAACCTTATATCCGACAGCATAGTCCTTTTACGTATTATGTTGTACCTTTGTGTATCATTCCAATTGTGATTACTACTTTTTATGACTCCAAGCTTTCTTTTGTGTGCAATGCTACTTACACTGCGACCTTAGGAGTAATAATTCAAGAGTATGAATTTTTGTTAGTTCAGTTTGTAGCAGGGTCTTTTGCTGCATTAGGGATTGTTAACGTAAAATCTCGCTCACAGTTCTTTAAGACAAGCATTTACATTTTTATTACATATATTTTGTGCTACTTTGCTTTTTTGCTTATCACAGGGGGAGATTTGAAAACAAATATCAGACCTATACTTCTCAATATCACATTAAACTCTTTTTTGACATTATTGGCTTATCCTATCATTTGGGCTATTGAAAAGATATTCGGTTTTGTTTCAGATATCAAACTTTTAGAGCTTTCAGATACTAATCATCCTCTTTTGAAGTTATTAGCCTTAAAAGCACCAGGAACGTTTCAACATTCTATGCAGGTAGCAAATTTAGCAGAAGCTGCTTCAGATGAAATTGGTGCAGATAGTTTGCTGGCACGTGTAGGTTCATTGTATCACGATATAGGTAAAATTAAAAACCCAAAGTACTTTACTGAAAATCAAAAGCAAGGCGAAAATCCTCACAAATATTTAAGTCCCGAAGAGAGTGCCAACATTATCATCAAGCATGTTGCAGATGGAGCAACTATTTTAAGGGAGCATCGTTTTCCAAAAGAGATTAGAGATTTTGTATATACGCATCACGGCACTACGCGCGTGGAAGCTTTTTATCAAAAATATTTAGAACAGAACAATGGAGTGTGTGCAAATGAAAGCTTATTTAGATACTCTGGACCTCTGCCCACTACCAAAGAAATGGTCATCGTGATGCTATCCGATTCTATTGAAGCTTCTTCCCGAA
- the ruvC gene encoding crossover junction endodeoxyribonuclease RuvC: MAKTIMGIDPGTQVMGYGVIEVEGNQTMRLLVYGAIRFNKAESHIQRLQKIYQRVSQLLQEYKPNEFAIESPFYGKNIQALLNLGRGQGVAIAAALNHGLTNIYEYAPRKVKQSVTGNGNASKEQVLKMLCSMLEKIETPEYLDASDAIAVAVCHFFNQKRVTSAKSYSSWHSFIAQNPERVK; the protein is encoded by the coding sequence ATGGCAAAAACGATTATGGGTATAGACCCAGGCACGCAGGTTATGGGCTATGGGGTGATTGAGGTTGAAGGTAATCAAACGATGCGGCTATTAGTATATGGTGCTATTCGTTTTAACAAAGCTGAATCGCACATACAACGGTTACAAAAAATTTATCAGAGAGTATCCCAGCTGTTGCAGGAATATAAACCTAACGAATTTGCAATAGAGTCGCCTTTTTATGGCAAAAACATACAAGCACTGCTAAATTTAGGCAGAGGGCAGGGCGTAGCAATTGCTGCGGCTTTGAATCACGGCTTGACAAACATTTACGAATACGCGCCACGCAAAGTAAAGCAATCCGTAACAGGTAACGGTAATGCAAGTAAAGAACAGGTCTTGAAAATGCTTTGCTCTATGTTAGAGAAAATAGAAACGCCTGAATACTTAGATGCATCCGATGCCATAGCTGTTGCGGTCTGTCATTTTTTTAATCAAAAGAGAGTTACTTCGGCTAAGTCTTATTCTTCGTGGCATAGCTTCATTG